The Centroberyx gerrardi isolate f3 chromosome 7, fCenGer3.hap1.cur.20231027, whole genome shotgun sequence genome contains a region encoding:
- the st6galnac2 gene encoding alpha-N-acetylgalactosaminide alpha-2,6-sialyltransferase 2 isoform X1 produces MVIMRTCCNKCAFFVVATLCFIIWTIIYGHRGFTSLSVSRQTDGDSSWTEDDDQDVWNITTATEEEMIEGPCSLRKVARKDPFLRNSFSFSVPVLQWAGSFSKPAWQRLRNEAPPYGWKQLPLKDVRSALALLNSSPSSRLFERRSPDQCVRCAVVGNGGILRGSRQGRAIDSHNFVFRVNGAVIKGFEEDVGTKTSFYGFTTNTLKHSLRFYRRDGFTKVPRGPEIRYIFIPSNLRDYVMMAAAIQGRTVTAGDDAGDRPSRYFGNKPPEHFKMLHPDFITYVTQSFLKSPLLTYSKSSHLYMPSTGALMLMAALHTCDEVSAYGFITRNYADFSDHYYDSVKKPLRFYANHDMKMEGWLWEMLNHRKLMRLYQRGSRH; encoded by the exons ATGGTAATTATGAGGACGTGTTGCAACAAGTGTGCTTTCTTTGTGGTGGCGACTTTGTGTTTTATCATATGGACAATCATATACGGACATCGCGGCTTCACATCCCTCAG TGTGAGCAGGCAGACTGACGGCGACAGCAGCTGGACTGAAGATGATGATCAGGATGTTTGGAACATCACCACAGCAACTGAAGAAGAGATG aTAGAAGGGCCCTGTTCTTTAAGAAAGGTAGCAAGGAAGGACCCGTTCCTCAGgaacagtttcagtttctcGGTGCCTGTTCTCCAGTGGGCCGGGAGCTTCTCCAAACCTGCATGGCAGCGACTGAGGAACGAAGCGCCTCCCTACGGCTGGAAGCAGCTTCCTTTGAAGG ATGTTAGATCGGCCCTGGCTCTTCTCAACAGCTCTCCCAGCAGTCGTCTTTTTGAGCGCAGGTCGCCTGACCAGTGCGTGCGCTGCGCTGTGGTCGGCAACGGCGGCATCCTCAGGGGATCCAGGCAGGGGCGGGCCATTGACAGCCACAATTTCGTCTTCAG AGTCAACGGGGCTGTGATCAAGGGCTTTGAAGAAGACGTGGGGACAAAGACTTCCTTCTACGGGttcaccacaaacacactgaagcaCTCCCTGCGGTTTTACCGGAGAGACGGCTTCACCAAGGTCCCACGAGGCCCG GAAATCCGATACATCTTCATTCCATCGAACCTCCGAGACTATGTCATGATGGCAGCTGCCATTCAGGGTCGGACCGTCACCGCTGGAGACGACGCCGGGGACAG GCCCTCCAGGTATTTTGGCAATAAACCGCCTGAGCACTTCAAGATGCTCCACCCAGATTTTATTACATACGTGACACAAAG CTTCCTGAAGTCTCCACTGCTGACCTACAGTAAGAGCAGTCACCTCTACATGCCCAGCACCGGAGCGCTGATGCTGATGGCCGCCTTGCACACATGTGACGAG GTCTCCGCTTACGGCTTCATCACCAGAAACTACGCGGACTTCTCGGACCACTACTACGACTCGGTGAAGAAGCCCCTGCGGTTCTACGCCAACCACGACATGAAGATGGAGGGCTGGCTGTGGGAAATGCTGAACCACCGAAAACTCATGCGGTTATACCAGAGAGGGAGCCGACACTGA
- the st6galnac2 gene encoding alpha-N-acetylgalactosaminide alpha-2,6-sialyltransferase 2 isoform X2, with the protein MIEGPCSLRKVARKDPFLRNSFSFSVPVLQWAGSFSKPAWQRLRNEAPPYGWKQLPLKDVRSALALLNSSPSSRLFERRSPDQCVRCAVVGNGGILRGSRQGRAIDSHNFVFRVNGAVIKGFEEDVGTKTSFYGFTTNTLKHSLRFYRRDGFTKVPRGPEIRYIFIPSNLRDYVMMAAAIQGRTVTAGDDAGDRPSRYFGNKPPEHFKMLHPDFITYVTQSFLKSPLLTYSKSSHLYMPSTGALMLMAALHTCDEVSAYGFITRNYADFSDHYYDSVKKPLRFYANHDMKMEGWLWEMLNHRKLMRLYQRGSRH; encoded by the exons ATG aTAGAAGGGCCCTGTTCTTTAAGAAAGGTAGCAAGGAAGGACCCGTTCCTCAGgaacagtttcagtttctcGGTGCCTGTTCTCCAGTGGGCCGGGAGCTTCTCCAAACCTGCATGGCAGCGACTGAGGAACGAAGCGCCTCCCTACGGCTGGAAGCAGCTTCCTTTGAAGG ATGTTAGATCGGCCCTGGCTCTTCTCAACAGCTCTCCCAGCAGTCGTCTTTTTGAGCGCAGGTCGCCTGACCAGTGCGTGCGCTGCGCTGTGGTCGGCAACGGCGGCATCCTCAGGGGATCCAGGCAGGGGCGGGCCATTGACAGCCACAATTTCGTCTTCAG AGTCAACGGGGCTGTGATCAAGGGCTTTGAAGAAGACGTGGGGACAAAGACTTCCTTCTACGGGttcaccacaaacacactgaagcaCTCCCTGCGGTTTTACCGGAGAGACGGCTTCACCAAGGTCCCACGAGGCCCG GAAATCCGATACATCTTCATTCCATCGAACCTCCGAGACTATGTCATGATGGCAGCTGCCATTCAGGGTCGGACCGTCACCGCTGGAGACGACGCCGGGGACAG GCCCTCCAGGTATTTTGGCAATAAACCGCCTGAGCACTTCAAGATGCTCCACCCAGATTTTATTACATACGTGACACAAAG CTTCCTGAAGTCTCCACTGCTGACCTACAGTAAGAGCAGTCACCTCTACATGCCCAGCACCGGAGCGCTGATGCTGATGGCCGCCTTGCACACATGTGACGAG GTCTCCGCTTACGGCTTCATCACCAGAAACTACGCGGACTTCTCGGACCACTACTACGACTCGGTGAAGAAGCCCCTGCGGTTCTACGCCAACCACGACATGAAGATGGAGGGCTGGCTGTGGGAAATGCTGAACCACCGAAAACTCATGCGGTTATACCAGAGAGGGAGCCGACACTGA